The genomic window GGCTATGAGCTGACAGATGATGATATCCTGAGGAGACATATTATTACGAGGCTGATGTGTGACTTCGAACTTGTCAAACATGAGGTTGAGTCAAAATACAACATATCCTTTGATGACTATTTCAGCGATGCCTTAAAGAGGCTCGTGGCATTTCAGGATGACGGCTTGTTAAAACTTCAGCCTGACAGGATAGAGATCTCAGACTCAGGCCGCATACTTGTCAGGAATATCGCAATGGTATTCGATGCTTATCTGAACGCCCCTGGCAGAGAGATGAAATTTTCGCGAACAATATGACAGACGGCAAATCTACCACAGCAGTCCTTCTGATAAATATGGGCGGTCCTGATTCCCTGGATGCTGTTGAGCCCTTCCTTTATAATCTTTTTTCTGATTCAGACATAATGGGCTTTAACAGGGTATTACTCCCGGTTTTAAAACCACTTGCAAGGCTTATTGCACGCAGCAGGGCCCCAAAGGTAAAGAAATATTACAGCGCCATAGGTGGAAAATCACCTATAGTAAAACTTACCATGCAGCAGGCAAAGGCCCTTGAAGAGTCACTTCAGAAACAGGGCAATATCTGGGTCTTTGTCTCCATGAGATACTGCCGCCCGACTATAGAAGATGCAGTTAAGGACATGCTCGAGTTTCCATTGACCAAGCTTATAATCCTGCCGCTGTATCCCCACTACTCGGTTACGACAACAGGTTCGGCATTCAATGAGTTCAAGCGGATCCTGAAGGGGATAGGCACTCCTACAATCGAAATCCGTTATATAAATGACTGGCACGATAACCCATCGTACATTGATGCAGTGTGTGAAACGATACAGGATACCGCCTCGCTGCACCACCTTGATATTCATAAGACTCCGGTTGTATTCAGCGCACACGGGTTACCCATGAAATTTATCAGGCGCGGCGACCCGTATGCCAAGCAGGTGGAAAAGAGCGTTGAGCTGATCGCCGGCAGGCTCGGGAACCTGAAGGATTATCACCTGTCATATCAGAGTCGCGTGGGACCGTTGAGATGGCTCGGGCCGTCAACTGACGATGTCCTGAGACAGATCGGAAGTAAGGGGGCAAAAAACGTTATGTTAGTGCCGATCAGCTTTGTATCCGAGCATGTAGAAACCCTTTACGAGATGGATATCCTCTACAAAGAAAAGGCAGGAGAATACGGAATCACAAACTTCTACAGGGCCCCTGCACTAAACGATTCGCCTCTTCTGATTGATGCATTGAAGGAAATGGTAATTACAGCATGTATTCCCCCTTCTAATCCATTCTTCTGATTAAAAAAGCCGGGGGTCACAGAGGTAGATGAAAATCCCCCTTAGTCCCCCTTTACCAAAGGGGGAAAGGGGGGATTTGAACGGAGAATTTCAGGTGAACCGTCATGAGCCCTTCGACTGTTCGGCACGCTCACAGCTCGGGGCTCACCAGGGTTCATGAAAACGTCATTCCCGCGCAAGCGGGAATCCAGACCGCGGCCTGGTTCTGGATTCCCACTCCCAGCTTAAGTCATGCGGGGACAGGTTCCGTGGGAATGACGGGTATTTAGGAGTATTTTCGAATGAAAGTTATAATCATCGGCGGCGGCATTTCCGGCCTTACTGCTGCCTACTGGCTGCACAAAAGCGGTATTGATGTCACCGTCCTCGAAAAAGGAGATAGGGCCGGCGGGTCTATACGCACAGAAACGCATAAGGGCTACCTTATTGAATACGGCCCCAACTCTACACTCGACCTGTACAAAGAGGCGGATGACCTGTGCGAGTCACTCGGCATCAGTGGATATAAGATATACGGCAGTGAAGATGCAAAAAACCGTTATGTCGTCAGAGACGGCAGATTAAGGCCTTTACCACTTGGTCCTCTCCAGTTTCTGTCAACTGACCTCTGGACTATACAAGGGAAACTGAGGCTTATGTGCGAACCATTTATCCGCAAGTTCGCCGGCAGCCACGAGGAGACGATCGCTGAGTTCGTTAAGAGGAGGACAGGACAGGAGTTCCTCGATTATGCCATTGACCCCTTTGTTACAGGGGTGTTTGCAGGAGATCCCTACAAACTTTCATTAAAGAGCTGTTTTCCAAAGATGTATGGTATGGAGCTTGAGCATGGCGGGCTTGTGAAAGCCGCAATATTCGGAAGGAAAAAGAAGGGTGAGCCAAAGCGAAAGATGCGCCTTTTTTCATTCAGGGACGGCCTGGGAACTTTACCTGAGGCAATAAGAAAGACCCTTGGTGACAGGTTTGTTGGTGGGTGTAACGTGCTGTCAGTGAAGAAGGCAGAAAAAGGTTTCGAAGTTATTACAGAAAATGTTTCTGCCCCCACTCCACAGCCTGGACTTTTCAAGGCCAACATCGTCATCTTTGCTACACCTGCCTGGGCAACAGCAAGGTTGATCCAGCCGATATCCGAATATGTCGCTGCCCATCTGATGCAGATACAATACGTCCCTGCAGTAATCGTCTTCACAGGGTTTGACAGGGGACATATAAAACAGAAACTCGATGGCTTTGGCTTCCTCATACCGCGGAAAGAGTCCCGTGAACGGGGTTACAACATCCTCGGGAGCATCTGGAGCTCCGAAATTTTCGCAGGACGTGCGCCTGAGGGTAAGGCCGCCTTCACAACCATCCTTGGCGGCGCAAGGAAGGATGACATACTCGAATACAGCGACAGGGAACTCATTGAAATGACATTGCGTGACTTAAGGTACATCCTCGGTATAGAAGAAAAACCTGAGTTCGTACAGCTAATACGCCATACACGGGCAATCCCGCAATATATCATCGGCCATCAGGAGCGCATAGATGCTGTTCAGGAGGCTATCAGGAAAATTCCCGGCTTATATCTCTCAGGCAACTACCTCAACGGTGTTTCAGTTGGACACTGCATAGCCGAGGCAACAAAACTTTCGGCTGTGATGAAAGGGGTCTGACCCGCTACCCCCCAACACGAATAATGGTTTTTACATTACCACGCGGATTCCAGTCGCCTGTTACTTCAATCCGCCTCGGTTCAATAAGATTTTTCAGGTCGTCATATATCTTGTTTGTTGCAGATTCATGAGAGATATACTGGTCACGGAACTTATTAAGGTACAGCTTCAATGAGCGCAGCTCAACGATATACTTGTCAGGCACATAGTTAATCTTAATTGTCGCATAATCAGGATAGCCGGAGCGGGGACAGAGGCATGAGAATTCAGGAAACGAGATGTCAATAACATAATCCCTGTCCTGATACGGATTCTCCCACTTCTCAAGCTCAGCCTTCTCAATCTCTTCCTTGCCGTATTTCATCTCTAATTCATCCTTAAAAAGGGGGCAGATTTATTTTCCCGCAGCCGCAACCACATTTCTCATAAACCTCTCCCACTTGATACGCATGACAGAATTATCATGAAAAACCTTTTTGAAACCTTCCCGATCCATCTCCATTAAATCCGCAAGCAGGGGAGAAGTCAACTCTTTTCTTGGTATAAAACCAGTCTCTGTGGCTGCCTGAGCAACATTATTCCATGGGCAGGCCCACTGGCAATCATCACAACCAAAAATCTTATTGCCTGTCATAGATTTCAATTCTTCAGGTATCGCCCCTTTTAATTCACCAAGCAGGTATGATATGCATCGCCTCGCATCAACAACGTAAGGCGCAACAATAGCGCCTGTTGGACAGGCCTCGATACATCTGGTGCACTCACCGCAGCGATCCTGCAGCGGGGCATCAAACTCCAATTCTGTGTCAAGGAGTATTACCCCAAGCACTAACCACGACCCGGCGTCCGGGCTGATGATAAGGGAGTGCTTTCCCATCCATCCAACACCGGACATAGCGGCATATGCCTTTTCAAGGACAGGGCCTGTGTCTACATATATCTTTCCGTCTGCTTTTTTATCAGTCAGGGTCTTAATCCTTACAAGAAACTCTTCAAGCCTTGACTTGACAACGTCATGATAGTCCTCATTAAGCGCATAATTTGCAATGTACCCCCTGGCATGGTCATCAAGGCATCCCCTGCGATCCCCCCCAGGATAATAATTCATAGAGACCACTATGACAGACTTGATTTCAGGAAATACGATGGAAGGGTTTAAGCGTCTCTCCGGCTCCCTGGATAAGAACCTCATCTCACCTTCAAAACCGCACTTAAGCCACCCCTGAAATCTCTTGCCCCATAGAGATGCATCAGGAGGGGAAATGCCAACATGCCGGAAGCCTAAACTTATGCCAATATCCTTAATGTCACGGGTAAGGGTCATAGTAAATACCAGGTAGTCACATTAAATGGGATAGGCAATACACCGGATACGCCCCTACAGCTTGACAATTCCGTCATTTTCCATGAAAATGACCATGCACACCTATAGTATATACCCAAATGCGCCTGTAGCTCAAATGGATAGAGCGTCGGACTACGAATCCGCAGGTTGGGGGTTCAACTCCCTCCAGGCGCGCCAATTGATCACAGGCCATCATCTGTCATGCCGCCTCTTGTGAGAGAGCCATCTGTATCGAGCGGATAAAATTATCCAGTAAAAAGGGGTTAAAGTCTTTTTCCCTTCCCTTTCTCATCAAGGCAATGACTTCCTCTGTTTCCAGACTCTCCCTGTAAGGCCTGTGGCTCCGCAGGGCGTCAAAAAAATCAGAGATGGCAATGATCTGACTCAGAATATGCTGCCTCCTGCCAGCCGTATGGAGTCCGGGATAGCCTGAGCCGTCACAACGCATATGATGCTCAAATGCAATCAGCGGGGCAAGGCGGGTCAGGTTATCCATTTTGGCAAGGTATCGCGCACCATAAAGCGGATGTTTTTTTATTTCAGCAAATTCCCTGTCATCAAGTTTGCCATTTTTATCCAGGATTTCTTTAGGTATGAACAATTTTCCCGCATCATGCAAAAGGGCGGCAACACCGATTTCATGCAGCAGTTCATCCTGGATCCCGAGGCTGTCCGCCTGAAATATGGAGAGAACGGCAACATTGGAGGCGTGCGTATAGGTATATTCACTAAATGATCTAACGGGGCTCAACAGCTTTAGGATATGCGCCTCATTTCTGAAAGTGATAATGAACTGCACCACAATCTCCTCGAGTCCTGCAATGTTGAGTTTTTTAAAAGGAGAGATGGAATGGAAAATATCCTGAACCTTTGCAATATCCTCCTTCGGAAGATTTGATATTTCCTCGCCCTCGCAGGGAGTGGACCGGGGATTCGGGACGCAGACGTCAATAGTTCCGGTCCTGATGTGCGGGGCGGGATTCATTATTTTATCCGTATCAGAGACGTCAATGATGAACTGTCTGAACTCTGAAAGGGAAAGACCCTTCAGAAAGTCGACGCGGGTAATACCTTTTCTCCTTAGATATCTTATAAAATTCGCCTTGTTGGCTCCGGCATCCGTGAGCTCCTGTTTGTTCACAATCAGTTTGTGGTCTATGATCATGATCTCACACTGCTCACCCAGGATCTCACCAAGCATTCTATAAGTCTTTTTCACGAGCTCATTGAATATTTCATGCTCTGCTGAATAAAGTGAGCAATTGGCAATGGTGATTGTAAAAGTCGTCAGGAATTTCCCTATGGCATCCATTCTCTGAGTCCTTTATCCCCTTTCATCAGGATAATTCCTGAGCGATTGACGTATCTCTTCTTTCAGCCTATCCAGGGCGCCCCTGAAGAGGAGGGACTTTTCTGAAAGTATGTTTTTAAGCGTGCCGAGGGCACGGGAGTCTCCTATCTGGCCGAGCGCCCTGACAATGTGGATCTTGCCTTCATAGTTGGAACCCGTAATGCTCTTTCTCCTGAGCATTTCAAGAAGCTCCGGCACAACCTCCCTCACCTTAAATGTCCCTGATAGGGCAATGGCCCTGTTCAACAGATCCGGAGAGTCGGACTTCAATAAATCCCTCAGGGCCTCAATTCCAAAAGAGTCCTTGAAATTCAGCAGACATTTTAATGCCTCATAACTGACCTTGGGGTTTTCATGATTGCAGTAACTTCTGGCATATTGAAGCGCGTCCTGACCGCCGCATTCATTCAGGATGAACAGCATATTCCTTTTTACAAACCATCTGTCATCATTGAGATACCTGACCACATCCGGTACAGCCTTCTCCCTAAAATGGGTCACCAGACCTGTCAGAAACCTCCTGGTAGACGGCGATTCCTCGCCAATGAGTGCGCCGATTAATGATGCGATCATCTTTTCTCCGTAATACTCGCACATGTTCAGTATCTCTTCCCGCTTCTCCCTGCCCATGATTTTTAATGAGTCAATGAACAATGCGATGAATTCCCCGGAATGGAAATATCCTAAAATATTCGAAACGCCGTCCGGTGATTTTCCTGAATTGCTGCTGGACTCTAATATCCTGATTGTTTTCAATGCCTGCTCATACTGACCGGTATATATGAATTGAACGATCTGGTCCTTCAGTATATGGGCATAAAATTCGCAGTCTTCACGGGGTATGATCCCATCCGTCTCAGAGAGTGTCAGCTCCAGGATGATTTCATGAAAAAAAGTTTCAATCTGCTCATCCTGCCACTCACCCTTAAATTCTTCTATCCATTCCGTCTGGATCGAGTCAGCATTAAATTGGATCAGGCGCTGGATATCCTTATGATAGGAATCGGTCACGAATGCCTTGAAATCCGCACTGCTCAACAAACTGGTCAGTTCCGGAGAAAGAAGGAAGTCGTCTTCGATGAGTCCCTCCCGATAATAAGGGGCCTCAGAACTTTTCTGCTGAAACACCGAGAATTTATCGAGAATGTTTTTTAATGCCTCTGGGATGGCCACCAATTGTTCGTTGATGACACTGAGCAAATTGATGACAGTGTCCACAGATGTATCCCGGAGAGATTCCTCGGCAGTCTCCAAATCCCTGGAAAGGACATTCACCGCGGATGAGAGGAAATGACCCTTCAATTCCGGCCGCAGCCTGTTAATAAAATCCATCACGTTTTTCAACTCATTGGGCGAAAAGGACCTTTCCGAGGATTTCCTGACGTAGGAAGTGATGACCTTCTCATAGCTGTCTTCCCTTATTTTGCCGCTATCAGCCCTGTTTATGTATCCCGCGAGCTGATCAGGAGGGATCGTTGACAGAATATCAGGCGACTCATCAGGTTTCAGGCTCCCTTCGAGAAGACCGAATACATACTTTTCCCAAAGGGATATTTTATGGTCTTCGTTCTGCTTCCCATCCGCTTCGATAAGATGGAATACAGAGAAATCAACGGATCCTATCTTGAGGTGAGTAATGTGGCAATCAATGAATAACTTCTGTATATCTTCTGGAGACGCATTTCCGGCATTGTCTGAAATGAACCGGTGAAACGAGTAAAGCTCATCCTTTGTCAGCCCGCTTATGAACGTGACGAAGGCGATATTTTTCTTGCTCAGAGAGTCGGCAAATTCCTTATAAACCGGGTTCTTCTTGTCGAGGTGATGACTATCAACGATGAGAACATCCTTTGCGACTACAAGGGTAATATCTTGTCTCAACGCAAAGAGTTTTTGCAGAAAGTCAAATACTTTATTCAATGACTTTTCTACCACCGGATGATTTTTGGGATAGATAGATACATTGTGACGCGAGATGTTGAGTTCAATGATGGCTTCACTGAGCAATCGGGTATCAAGGGGGAGTTCGTCTTTTGTTTCGGTCATAGCGTATACCGTCTATTATCTATACAATAACACCCTATTATCGGACGATTATTAGTTATGTTTGAGAAAAGGAAGGGATCTGAGTACTGAAGAGGCGAGCAGGCGCGCCAATGGCTCTACACCATATAGTCTGCGACACGCCTTTCAGAGCATACTTTGTCAATAAACTCCACTGCCTTGACATGTTCAGGATGTATGCGGTATGCCTCCAGCGCATTTAAGTCATCAAATTCAGAGTAGAGCGCTATATCCGCGGCGCTTGCAGATTTGCCGATATTTATCCCGACTTCAAGGTATTTTACAACCGGTATTTTATCCTTCAGGGATTCCAGTAATACCTTCAACTCCCGCAGGTTCTCATCCTTACCCTTCCCTAAAGCCGATTCTTTCAACCTGAACATTACAATGTGCGTTAACATTATACCCTCCTGAGATTATTCTTCCCTGATGCCCCCACATATTACAACAAAACCTCCAAACATTCCAACAGGGACGGCTATTTGACATTTATATTGACAAACCCTCTGAATGTTGTTTAAAGTGTAACGTATGAAAAAGAGCTGGATCATAATTGGCGTTATCATAATAGCAGTGATAATACTCTTCCGGTTATTCGTATCACCGTACAACAACATGGTCAGGATGGAGGAAGGTGTTACCTCCCAATGGGCACAGGTAGAAAATGTGTACCAGAGGAGGGCAGACCTCATCCCAAATCTTGTAAACACAGTAAAGGGTTATGCCGCACATGAAAAAGAGACTCTCACACAGGTTATAGAGGCACGTTCCAGGGCAACTCAGGTCACAATTAATCCTGAGAAGTTAACGCCTGAGGCCCTGCAGCAGTTTCAGGAGGCACAGGGGGGACTCAGTTCAGCCTTGTCCCGCCTGATGGTGGTAGTCGAAAGATACCCGGACCTGAAGGCCAATCAGAACTTCCTGGAACTGCAGGCTCAGTTGGAGGGATCTGAAAACCGGATCGCTGTCGAGCGCAATAAATTTAATGAGACCGTCCAGCGATACAATGCATACATACGTTCCTTCCCGAACAATATCGTAGCCTCTATATTTAACTTTGAGAAAAAGCCATACTTTGAAGCCGACAAGGGTGCAGAAAAAGCGCCCGAAGTAAAATTTTAGTTGCGCCGACCATCATGGCCGGCTTTTACGGATTGGTCGGACAGGGTGCATTTCCAGATGAAACTCTTCACCAAAGAAGACCGCGATAAAATTACCGCAGCAATCGGAATGGCGGAGAAACAGACCTCCGGTGAGATAAGGCTTTTCATTGATGATAAATGCAGGGGCAACGTCCTCGACAGGGCCGCGTTAATCTTTGAAAAATTAGAGATGCACAAGACTGCAGCCAGGAATGGTGTTCTGTTTTATCTGGCAGTCCGTGATCACAAGTTCGCCATCCTCGGTGATGCAGGCATTAATGCGGTCGTTACGCATGGTTTCTGGGACGAAATAAAAGATACCGCGATAGAGCACTTTAAAAAAGGTGAATATTCAGAGGGCCTGATCAAAGGTATTGACATGGCTGGTACGGCACTTAAACAATACTTCCCCTATGACGAAAGAGACAAGAATGAATTATCAGATGAGATCGTATTCGGCCAGAAGGATACATAAGCACTTACTTTATTCCGCAGTATTATTTTTACTTTTCATTCCTGCCGTATTATTTGCCGAGACCTTTCCACAAAGGCCCTCCCCTCCGCGGCTTGTCAATGACTACACCAATACCCTGAAACCGGAAGAGCAGGAGGTGCTGGAGAGGAAACTCGTTGAGTTTGACAATACAACGTCTACCCAGATTGTAATCGTCATTCTGGAAACCCTTGACGGCTACCCAATCGGCGACTACACAGTAAAACTCGGTGAGGAGTGGGGTGTTGGCCAAAAGGACAAGAATAACGGAGCTGTAGTGCTCGCAGCCATGAAAGACCGCGAGGTCTTTATCGCTACCGGCTATGGCCTTGAAGGTGCAATCCCTGACGCACTTGCAAAACGGATTGTAGAGTTCGACATAAAACCATATTTCAAACAGGGGCTCTACTACGAGGGGCTTGACAGGGCAACGGACTCAATGATAGCCCTGGCTAAAGGCGAGTATACTGCAGAAAGGCACAGCAAACCGGGCGTGCCCATCTTTTTCCGCATCCCCTGGTTTTTTATCATTTTTGTTATCATCTTTTTCATCATTATGCTTAGCCGGGCAAGAAGGTATCGCGGCATCGCCTCCAATAATAACGTCCCCTTCTGGATGGCACTCATACTCGCAAACATGGGAAGCCGCCACCATCGGGGCAAGTGGGACGATTTCTCGTCAGGCGGCGGAGGCTTCGGCGGCGGCAGCGGGGGTTTCGGCGGCTTCGGTGGAGGAAGTTTCGGGGGCGGAGGCGCCGGAGGCAGGTGGTAGGAGCAGGGATTTTCAGGTGAACCGTCATGAGCCCTACGACTGTACGACAAGCTCACAGCTCAGGGCTCACCAAGGTTAATGAAAACGTCATTCCCGCGTAAGCGGGAATCCAGACCGATGGCATGATTCTGGATTCCCACTCCCCGCTTGATCATGCGGGGACAGGTTCCGTGGGAATGACGGGTACTTAGGAGTATTTTCGAGTGAAACGTCATGAGCCTCAGCCTCACAAAGGTTAATGAAAACGTCATTCCCGCGTAAGCGGGAATCCAGACCGAGGCCTGGTTCTGGATTCCCACTCCCCGCTTGATCATGCGGGAACAGGTTCCGTTGGAATGACGGGTAGATAGGAGAATTTTCTGGTGAAACATATCTCAGAAATTGCCGCTTCCATAGACCTTGTATCTCACGAAATTGACAAACACGGCCAATATATAGCAAAGGTCACACCAGCAGGTCTTGAAAAACGATTATCTCCACGACGCGGTAAATACGTCGTCCTTACAGCCATAACCCCAACCGGCTCAGGAGAAGGAAAAACAACTGTTGCCATAGGCCTTGGCATGGCAATGTGGCGGATCGGCAAAAAAGGGGTCGTCACCCTGCGACAGCCGTCATTAGGGCCGCTTTTTGGTATGAAGGGTGGGGGCACAGGCGGAGGAAAGGCCATGCTGCTGCCGCAGGAGACGATAAACCTTGGTCTGACAGGCGATAACTACAGGGTGAACGCAGCCCACAACCTCCTGAGCTCCTTTGCAGATAATCATATCTACCGTAACAGCCCCATTAATATTGATCCCGCCAGCCTCTTCTGGCCGCGTACAGTAAATATCAATGACAGGGCGCTTCGTGAAATTATTGTCGGCTCAAATGAAAAGGGCGGAGGATTCCCTCATCCCGGCCGCTTTGTTCTTACAGAGGCGTCAGAGGTAATGGCAATCCTCTCCCTCTCTTCTACGCTCAAAGACATGAGGGAGCGTCTTGGCAGGATCATAGTCGCCTTAAATAAGAACGGCGCCCCTGTGACAGCAGAGGACATAAAGTGTGCAGGGGCAATGGCAGTTATCTTGCGCGATGCACTGCGCCCCAACTTATTACAGACCTCAGAAGGGACTCCAGCCTTCGTACATACAGGACCGTTCGCAAATATAGCCCCGGGCATAAGTTCACTCATTGCAGATCAGCTCGCGCTATCTCTTGCTGATTATGTAATAACAGAGGCGGGCTTCGGCGCTGATCTCGGTTTCGAAAAACTCGTAGACATAAAGTGCCGGTCGGGCAACCTCTATCCTGATTGCGCAGTGGTGGTTGTTACACTGAAAAGTCTTAAGACGCACGGAGGAAATCCAGACGGTGGACTTGCAGAGATAGACAGGGGAATGTCACATCTCGAAAAACAGATTGAGAATGTAAAATATTTTAAAGTGCCCCTTGTTGTTGGTGTTAACAGACACGAGGACGATAAAGGGGATGAGATAAACTATTTGCTCAAATGTATTGAAGCACTTGGCGTAAGGGCGGTTACGGTGACGCCATGGAAAGATGGCGGGGCAGGGGTGGTTGACCTTGCAAAGGCCGTAGAAGAGATTACCGCAGGGCCCGTCACAGACACCAGACAGCGACGATTTCTATACGACCTGAATACCCCGGTCGAGGATAAAATTAACACGATAGCCCAAATTATGTATGGCGCAAAAGATGCAGCGTTCTCTGAAACGGCAATGATAAAATTACAACTGATAAACAGGCTGGGACTCAGCAACCTCCCCGTGTGCATGGCAAAGGTCCACAACTCACTCTCACATACACCTAAACTTTACGGAAGGCCAAAAGGGTTTACACTCCCGGTCGAAGAAATACATATTGCTGCAGGCGCTGGATTTATCTACCCGATCTGTGGAAGGATATTTCCCCTCCCGGGCCTGCCATCCAAACCTCTTGGTGAAGAGATGGACATAGATACAGATACCTGGGAGATTCGTGGATTATAAATGATCCGCAATATCGCTGAATCTCGTCCGCCACTCAGCATGTGCCTTTGACAGGACATCAAGAAACTTGTCCAGCTCATCCTTCCTATCAGAAATCCACTGGTCAACATTTCTCCAGGACGTCTTCGCAGAACCCTGACTGCCAGTCCCTGCCTCAGCTTCACGCATGGTGAGCTCAATAGCATAATATTGTTTTGACTCCGGACCAGGATAAGAGGTCTTCCTTACATCCTTTACATCAGCAAACATTATTGAGTACGATTTCTTCCCGCTCTCTCCATTCCTCTGGCAGGTCACCCCTGCATCCGAAACGCTGCAGCTTTCCTGCCCTCCCTGGGTTGCAAGAGAAAAAGTCCCATATTGCTTGCCGGCCTTCTTAGACTCTTCTATCCTCCTCTGACGCTCTGACTGCAACCGCCGTCTCGTCTCCTCCTCCTTACCCTTAGCCGCAGCCAACTGTTGCATCTCTTTCTGCTCTTCAGCGATCTCTGCTGCAGTAAGTTGGAAAGGCTCTTCTGAATAGGCTAATTCCATGCCGTCATAACGCCAGCCATCGTTGTCAGGCATAAATGCCGCATAGCCGCTCCCGCCGGCAACAATAAACCGTTTCCAGAGTGATGGTACGTCCGGATTATACTTCCACGTAAACTTGGCCTGCTTAAACTTCATACCCATATTCAACTCTTTGATATCTGTAATGCTGATTTTTATATCCGCATTCTGTGATGAGATTAACACGTCACCAGTAGCGGAATGTTTCAGTGACTTCAGTTTCGCGGCCGTGGCACGGGCCGTTAACTTCCCTTCGGCATCCCACATCCCCTGTGCCACGCCCTTCTCAAACCCGCCCTTTTGCAGGCGCAGGTTAAACCTCACATCTTCCTGTGCAATGTGACTGGCGATTTCCTGTTCAGCAATCTTTGCGTCAACATCCTTATACCCGGCAAAAGAGGCCGGCGCCCAGACAAGAGACAGGCTCATCAACAATGCAAGAAAGTAAATTATCATCGTAAACCTCCGTATCAGCTTTTCTTCACAGTACCTGGAGTAATATGACAGTTTCCCTTACTTTTGTTTTGCCACCCATGCAGCTATTTCTTTATTAAACTTTTTTAAGATATCCAGCTTGCCTGTAAGGGCCTCGTATACCTTCTTTGAATCAAGGTTCACATATTCATGGATAAGCACATTCCTGAAACCTCCAAAACCTTCAAGTCCCTTTG from Nitrospirota bacterium includes these protein-coding regions:
- a CDS encoding Dabb family protein, with the translated sequence MLTHIVMFRLKESALGKGKDENLRELKVLLESLKDKIPVVKYLEVGINIGKSASAADIALYSEFDDLNALEAYRIHPEHVKAVEFIDKVCSERRVADYMV
- a CDS encoding TPM domain-containing protein, yielding MRSYSARRIHKHLLYSAVLFLLFIPAVLFAETFPQRPSPPRLVNDYTNTLKPEEQEVLERKLVEFDNTTSTQIVIVILETLDGYPIGDYTVKLGEEWGVGQKDKNNGAVVLAAMKDREVFIATGYGLEGAIPDALAKRIVEFDIKPYFKQGLYYEGLDRATDSMIALAKGEYTAERHSKPGVPIFFRIPWFFIIFVIIFFIIMLSRARRYRGIASNNNVPFWMALILANMGSRHHRGKWDDFSSGGGGFGGGSGGFGGFGGGSFGGGGAGGRW
- a CDS encoding formate--tetrahydrofolate ligase; the protein is MVKHISEIAASIDLVSHEIDKHGQYIAKVTPAGLEKRLSPRRGKYVVLTAITPTGSGEGKTTVAIGLGMAMWRIGKKGVVTLRQPSLGPLFGMKGGGTGGGKAMLLPQETINLGLTGDNYRVNAAHNLLSSFADNHIYRNSPINIDPASLFWPRTVNINDRALREIIVGSNEKGGGFPHPGRFVLTEASEVMAILSLSSTLKDMRERLGRIIVALNKNGAPVTAEDIKCAGAMAVILRDALRPNLLQTSEGTPAFVHTGPFANIAPGISSLIADQLALSLADYVITEAGFGADLGFEKLVDIKCRSGNLYPDCAVVVVTLKSLKTHGGNPDGGLAEIDRGMSHLEKQIENVKYFKVPLVVGVNRHEDDKGDEINYLLKCIEALGVRAVTVTPWKDGGAGVVDLAKAVEEITAGPVTDTRQRRFLYDLNTPVEDKINTIAQIMYGAKDAAFSETAMIKLQLINRLGLSNLPVCMAKVHNSLSHTPKLYGRPKGFTLPVEEIHIAAGAGFIYPICGRIFPLPGLPSKPLGEEMDIDTDTWEIRGL
- a CDS encoding TPM domain-containing protein; this translates as MKLFTKEDRDKITAAIGMAEKQTSGEIRLFIDDKCRGNVLDRAALIFEKLEMHKTAARNGVLFYLAVRDHKFAILGDAGINAVVTHGFWDEIKDTAIEHFKKGEYSEGLIKGIDMAGTALKQYFPYDERDKNELSDEIVFGQKDT
- a CDS encoding LemA family protein, with the translated sequence MKKSWIIIGVIIIAVIILFRLFVSPYNNMVRMEEGVTSQWAQVENVYQRRADLIPNLVNTVKGYAAHEKETLTQVIEARSRATQVTINPEKLTPEALQQFQEAQGGLSSALSRLMVVVERYPDLKANQNFLELQAQLEGSENRIAVERNKFNETVQRYNAYIRSFPNNIVASIFNFEKKPYFEADKGAEKAPEVKF